The Trypanosoma brucei brucei TREU927 chromosome 9, whole genome shotgun sequence genome includes a window with the following:
- a CDS encoding protein kinase, putative gives MGCNTSTTKSHDGGWAVGVCCRRSGAHKGVRRLEEEEDDSVVLPYSPSSSLCEWYNKQLEEGCRRYSAPIDEPARIEKHRSSIHPRAGDEKGIQNGNGLMRKTSELTVAVVREPNRLTMYHMRALERRVGRGMFSDVTLADMTVCTVPRSLWKGAGEKGDRTDEGSDHHMKYLIACKEYSMKNLSWATSEQLVKEAEHLCHLKSNNRLLKVFLVERVPDNSDNGSGGVSTSCAEAASRTLPFCADPLVLLKNPALSVDLPQKNAKLRVYMEYAKYGTLRDVLLKEVPDKFGKAYMHELTVRAYMREVLLALAVLHEADIPHGDLCAKNIFISNPISRVYGTAYPAYISDIPAGRLDKASSRAVSRALISTTTDATHFLTGTEPSASRAEGSAGHCEGRNAAERATGRSFRQRTPTVHHRSVGGAKNEPYGSQRTDPILRRGERAVSIVANRARTECDDCDSGCSHWVDDEVKHLIQDCSYIDGEVVSIPSSNSSVEGTNFGTNGLFKGGKVAKDGSVSSTHAFPHALSFAECGSIAENSTTAYIRSGGEVEARGLLSSRGHPTPVLVCGQQRTGDGSIHSSADVYHRKSKILVKLGHYGRIRSVLLSEKEDVSHLLGSVPHLAPESMGSGVLTPASDVYAFAMTFIELATPRGALYEDLYPGNTGQSRKRLAGAELSRMWMNNIKNYVEDNFHDVPLPQQLSEECRGMLRRCLSRVPAKRPTVVELLQHRYFLLGHWAAEAVRSGQIESPWRETDFEAAALACGLPLLPSVEECTGVVN, from the coding sequence ATGGGGTGCAACACTTCCACCACGAAGAGCCATGATGGAGGGTGGGCTGTTGGGGTTTGCTGCAGGAGGAGCGGGGCGCATAAGGGTGTGAGGCGAttagaggaagaagaggatgacAGTGTTGTGCTTCCTTactctccttcctcttccttgtgTGAGTGGTACAACAAGCAACTGGAAGAAGGCTGCCGACGCTACAGCGCCCCGATTGATGAACCAGCCCGTATTGAGAAGCATCGCAGCTCGATCCATCCGAGAGCTGGGGATGAAAAGGGAATACAAAATGGTAATGGGTTAATGAGGAAAACAAGTGAGTTGACCGTTGCGGTGGTAAGAGAGCCAAATAGGCTAACAATGTATCACATGAGGGCTTTGGAACGGCGGGTAGGACGGGGCATGTTTAGCGATGTAACACTCGCAGATATGACGGTGTGTACGGTGCCCAGAAGTTTGTGGAAGGGTGcgggagaaaagggggaccGTACTGATGAAGGGAGTGATCATCACATGAAATATCTTATTGCATGCAAAGAGTATTCCATGAAAAATCTCAGTTGGGCCACTTCTGAGCAGCTGGTAAAGGAAGCAGAACACCTCTGTCACTTGAAATCCAACAACCGGTTGCTGAAGGTGTTTTTGGTTGAGCGAGTACCAGATAACTCGGATAACGGAAGCGGTGGTGTATCTACTAGTTGCGCTGAAGCGGCATCAAGGACGTTGCCTTTTTGTGCTGATcctcttgttttgttgaaaAACCCTGCACTTAGCGTCGATCTGCCTCAAAAGAATGCTAAGCTACGTGTTTACATGGAGTACGCGAAGTACGGGACGCTTCGTGATGTTCTACTGAAAGAGGTTCCAGATAAATTTGGTAAAGCCTATATGCATGAACTCACGGTGCGAGCATATATGCGTGAGGTGCTCCTTGCATTGGCTGTCCTTCATGAAGCAGACATACCTCACGGTGACCTATGTGCCAAGAATATATTCATTAGTAACCCGATTAGCCGCGTGTACGGTACTGCGTACCCGGCATACATTTCTGACATTCCCGCTGGGCGTCTCGATAAGGCGTCATCACGCGCAGTTTCCCGTGCGCTGATAAGCACCACTACCGATGCCACCCACTTCCTCACTGGCACCGAACCTAGCGCATCGCGTGCAGAAGGAAGTGCCGGGCACTGCGAAGGACGAAACGCTGCGGAGAGGGCGACTGGCCGTAGCTTCAGGCAGAGGACGCCCACAGTCCACCACAGGTCTGTCGGTGGTGCAAAAAATGAGCCGTATGGGAGCCAGCGAACGGATCCAATACTACGGCGGGGGGAAAGGGCTGTCAGCATTGTGGCAAATCGTGCTCGAACAGAGTGTGATGACTGCGATAGCGGCTGCAGTCATTGGGTAGACGATGAAGTGAAGCACCTCATCCAGGATTGCTCATACATTGACGGTGAGGTGGTTTCTATTCCATCCTCCAATTCCAGTGTGGAAGGCACTAATTTCGGCACCAACGGGTTGtttaaaggggggaaggttGCTAAAGATGGTTCTGTTAGCAGTACACATGCCTTTCCACATGCTCTGTCCTTCGCCGAGTGTGGTAGCATTGCAGAGAATAGTACCACAGCATACATCAGGAGTGGAGGAGAAGTGGAAGCGAGGGGTCTGCTCAGTTCTAGAGGGCACCCCACACCTGTTCTTGTTTGTGGTCAACAAAGAACGGGAGATGGCAGTATCCACTCCTCCGCTGATGTGTACCATCGCAAGAGCAAAATTCTCGTCAAGTTGGGTCACTATGGTCGTATACGATCAGTTTTGTTGAGCGAAAAGGAAGACGTGTCACACCTTCTGGGTAGTGTGCCGCATCTTGCGCCTGAAAGCATGGGAAGTGGAGTACTGACGCCTGCCAGCGACGTCTACGCGTTTGCGATGACATTTATTGAGCTTGCGACGCCGCGCGGTGCTCTGTATGAGGATCTGTATCCAGGGAACACAGGTCAGTCGCGCAAACGATTGGCGGGTGCTGAACTGAGCCGTATGTGGATGAATAACATCAAAAACTACGTTGAGGACAACTTTCACGACGTTCCACTTCCCCAGCAACTATCAGAAGAGTGTCGCGGAATGCTGCGCCGCTGCCTCTCGCGCGTGCCAGCAAAGCGGCCTACTGTGGTGGAGCTGCTCCAGCACAGGTATTTTCTGCTGGGTCATTGGGCAGCTGAGGCGGTGCGGAGTGGACAAATTGAAAGTCCATGGAGAGAAACAGACTTTGAGGCTGCGGCACTTGCCTGTGGTTTGCCGCTATTGCCAAGCGTTGAAGAATGCACAGGAGTTGTCAATTGA
- a CDS encoding hypothetical protein, unlikely (GPI-Anchor Signal predicted for Tb09.160.1050 by DGPI v2.04, no cleavage site predicted) gives MKKHWLPLCMDFVIVLPFLPLPSHTHTQRHAVMRRRTCLWDAVQFLCFLFCSHGTLFPLLLLPSVGEDLLPRHDTSHSLWCFDLRCWGTCVGRGRKVAYKSNIHMHVRLFLFLFSKYCFD, from the coding sequence ATGAAGAAACATTGGCTGCCCTTGTGTATGGACTTTGTGATTGTTCTTCCATTTTTACCCCTcccttcacacacacacacacagagacaCGCTGTGATGAGGCGTCGCACATGCCTATGGGACGCCGTtcagtttctttgttttcttttctgctctCATGGaactcttttcccccttctccttctcccctcCGTTGGGGAGGACCTCCTTCCCAGACATGACACCTCCCATTCGCTGTGGTGCTTTGACCTTAGGTGTTGGGGAACGTgtgtggggaggggaaggaaagttgCGTATAAAAGTAACATACACATGCATGTAcggttgtttttgtttttgttttctaaaTATTGCTTTGATTGA
- a CDS encoding serine/threonine protein kinase, putative produces the protein MEEYLTVNILFPPSHILDGVPLSWCDDLVKRTVGPNGGLRFPLLGSGSKSSLHEYPVDRLLSGGSSGFRSGQHACASCGEATGDWGEGDDIDGIIFNSSYSIDCLFNTVLKLGTGSFSSVTVLQSRLRPTRFFAAKSFTQLPSPIMLLSSVCGREGAMNELHLTPSGVGCAVLNHCPMLCNLLREAQVIATLPRHPRLERFYGVFVEHDPLYGTDCMPTSSPRTVAAPTSVHMVVEVGIGGTFGELLKLYGSYIAEEHLVCWMSQILSGLACLHGNGLLHRDIKPSNILLRNRVSPTNWESNVELILADFGIATKVTDSDSQTERTVVGSCAYLPPEIARYWGYRHRCPYSYASDIWSAAALFYVFLTGGGLGMDEGMLTVTFNGMIPSFMSPTESESNATVAARLWVARGDYPPLATLAVIPLVDDKALQISIRELAARRGCHEESICGEHSVGVDKEDGNIIATDRISGTQYTRYTSLSGDETKEGVTSTTQWPPWVLTPSVQLMARALRARNLSAEFLHCIDRMMAVDPAERPTAKKLLLESPIFSLRMPWWEKSVEASVKRIVEGKEDVLLDVCLGDSDEEEEEDEEEAALLGRTMTPSVLPIDNGRYLPHNVVHWWSVDVSGDMLERRGNAQTTSLLEHILTALGNLRAYDTPVDPIVSVQSTTDHESHRKLPMYMPKTLCFVERVFLQMQEYDIAFQTVGDNGPLLEELEARGLNTNFFIHSQLRLSASARVDKVYLPSLIEDDEDILDEEEAAHCAMEMLVSAVNTWLEDRLDGETDTATACGNTLSPLPWVSWSHNYFAGAGERCFIVEYVSAVPLAIPSPAPPNRITTITGDVHTVFMHWRANLVDAHRRSQHGDATTTDCEDVPYDNHIGDVGPSTTKLEGCMDKWLEALDDAEFRLLHKEEEEIKECAQHWAIPPNRITRWLCVSPVPSPCECAQFMRETLDDGTEIRARVNKLVSDICFRTEGALILQSRPRARAVSQCSSSVYRCSAHRRW, from the coding sequence ATGGAGGAGTATCTGACTGTCAACATTTTGTTCCCTCCCTCGCATATTCTTGATGGTGTCCCCCTCTCCTGGTGTGATGATCTCGTAAAGCGAACGGTTGGACCCAATGGGGGGTTGCGTTTTCCACTATTGGGCTCGGGTTCAAAATCGTCACTGCACGAGTACCCCGTGGATCGCCTGCTATCCGGGGGAAGCAGTGGTTTTCGGTCTGGACAACACGCTTGTGCCTCGTGTGGGGAAGCCACTGGTGATTGGGGTGAGGGAGACGACATTGACGGTATCATCTTCAACAGCAGTTATTCCATCGATTGCCTTTTTAACACTGTTTTGAAGTTAGGCACCGGGAGCTTTAGCTCTGTGACCGTGTTGCAGAGCCGTCTACGGCCCACTCGTTTCTTTGCTGCGAAAAGTTTCACGCAACTTCCTTCTCCGATCATGCTGCTATCGAGTGTTTGCGGTCGTGAAGGTGCAATGAATGAATTGCACCTGACACCAAGTGGTGTTGGTTGTGCAGTGTTAAACCACTGCCCCATGTTGTGCAACCTTTTACGTGAAGCCCAAGTCATTGCCACGCTTCCTCGACATCCCCGGCTCGAACGTTTTTATGGTGTTTTTGTGGAACACGATCCATTATACGGTACCGACTGTATGCCAACATCATCTCCTCGCACAGTGGCAGCACCGACTTCCGTGCACATGGTCGTTGAGGTGGGGATCGGCGGCACCTTCGGGGAACTGCTCAAACTGTATGGCTCTTACATAGCTGAGGAACATCTCGTATGCTGGATGTCACAGATACTAAGCGGGCTCGCGTGCTTGCACGGAAACGGGTTACTGCACAGAGACATCAAACCATCCAACATACTCCTCCGCAACAGGGTCTCCCCCACCAACTGGGAAAGCAACGTCGAGTTGATCCTTGCTGACTTCGGTATTGCAACTAAGGTAACAGATTCGGACTCCCAAACTGAGCGTACAGTGGTTGGATCTTGCGCCTACTTACCGCCGGAAATTGCGCGATATTGGGGATATCGGCACCGGTGCCCGTACTCGTACGCGTCTGATATTTGGAGTGCAGCTGCGCTTTTCTACGTGTTTCTAACTGGAGGGGGTCTAGGAATGGATGAGGGCATGTTGACAGTTACTTTTAACGGTATGATTCCATCCTTTATGTCACCAACGGAGTCCGAAAGTAATGCCACAGTTGCAGCACGTCTTTGGGTTGCGCGAGGTGACTACCCACCGCTGGCAACACTGGCGGTGATTCCACTTGTAGACGACAAGGCGCTTCAAATCTCTATACGGGAGCTTGCTGCTCGACGCGGGTGCCACGAGGAGAGTATTTGTGGTGAGCACAGCGTAGGGGTGGACAAAGAGGATGGTAACATCATCGCTACCGACCgcatcagtggcacacagtACACCCGGTATACCTCCTTGAGTGGGGATGAAACAAAGGAGGGAGTGACAAGCACAACTCAGTGGCCTCCATGGGTTCTCACACCAAGTGTTCAGCTAATGGCAAGGGCACTGCGGGCACGAAATCTTTCGGCAGAGTTCTTGCATTGCATTGACAGGATGATGGCAGTAGACCCGGCGGAACGACCTACTGCCAAGAAATTGCTTCTTGAGtcccccattttttctttacgcATGCCATGGTGGGAGAAGTCGGTGGAAGCCTCTGTTAAGCGCATTGtcgagggaaaagaagatgtgcTGTTGGACGTGTGCTTGGGTGACAgcgatgaggaagaggaggaagatgaggaagaggCGGCGTTACTAGGTCGCACCATGACACCAAGTGTTCTACCAATAGATAATGGGCGTTACCTCCCCCATAACGTCGTTCACTGGTGGAGCGTCGATGTTTCTGGAGATATGCTGGAGCGGCGGGGGAACGCCCAAACCACTTCACTTCTTGAACATATCCTCACAGCGCTAGGCAACTTGCGTGCGTACGACACACCAGTCGATCCCATCGTTTCTGTGCAAAGCACTACTGACCATGAAAGCCATCGGAAGCTACCGATGTACATGCCGAAGACCTTGTGTTTTGTAGAGCGGGTTTTCTTACAGATGCAAGAATATGACATTGCTTTCCAGACTGTTGGCGACAACGGGCCACTGCTCGAAGAGCTAGAAGCACGCGGCCTGAACACCAATTTCTTCATCCATTCACAATTAAGACTGAGTGCTAGCGCACGCGTCGATAAGGTCTACCTGCCCTCTCTTATCGAGGACGACGAGGACATTCTGgacgaggaggaagctgcacACTGCGCAATGGAGATGTTGGTTTCGGCTGTCAACACGTGGTTGGAGGATCGCCTTGACGGGGAAACCGATACCGCGACGGCGTGTGGCAACACGTTGAGTCCCTTACCGTGGGTGAGCTGGAGCCACAACTATTTCGCCGGTGCCGGGGAGCGGTGTTTTATTGTTGAGTATGTCTCTGCTGTGCCGTTGGCCATACCGTCTCCCGCTCCGCCGAATCGCATTACAACAATCACAGGTGATGTTCATACCGTTTTCATGCACTGGCGGGCGAACCTCGTGGATGCGCATCGTCGCTCTCAGCACGGTGATGCGACAACTACCGATTGTGAAGATGTTCCTTATGATAACCATATTGGGGATGTGGGACCTTCAACAACCAAACTGGAGGGGTGTATGGACAAGTGGCTGGAAGCACTTGACGATGCAGAGTTTAGGCTTCTTcacaaggaagaggaggagataaAAGAATGTGCACAGCATTGGGCAATCCCACCAAATCGTATCACACGGTGGCTGTGTGTAAGCCCAGTCCCATCACCTTGTGAATGTGCTCAATTTATGAGGGAGACGCTTGATGACGGTACGGAAATCCGGGCTCGAGTCAACAAACTTGTGTCAGATATATGTTTCAGAACGGAGGGTGCCTTAATTCTTCAATCACGGCCGCGTGCTCGTGCCGTGTCTCAGTGTTCTTCCTCAGTCTATCGATGCAGTGCCCACCGTAGGTGGTGA
- a CDS encoding electon transport protein SCO1/SCO2, putative: protein MMRRHSTGGTGGGKDIDVVDKEKPIHIRVAEQRDSQIFTFQEYVEREEEAERRKLSERLSEVRDSPAWMLWGLLFLSLGVITVVISIRVRREQMRFDPKLRAVKAFDSPEGPSIGGPFSLIGVDGRRYTEKDFLGKWLYIYFGFTNCPDVCPEEMAKLSRVVQHLDKKVGRDYWQPIFISLDPHRDTPEKIRDYLADFNPRILGLVGTQEEVESVARQYRVYFALPDETVLSEDDYLVDHSIIMYLMNPEGKFCDYTTKEFQWFESYSKLLRRMMDYERDKVIQRREAGASDDNGQAAINIKVANVATMLDENVASVQKPSEI from the coding sequence ATGATGAGACGTCACTCAACTGGAGGCACTGGTGGTGGAAAAGATATTGACGTTGTGGACAAGGAAAAACCTATTCACATTCGCGTGGCGGAGCAAAGGGACTCACAGATATTTACCTTTCAAGAATATGTGgaaagagaggaggaggcggaacGGAGAAAACTTAGTGAGCGGTTATCTGAGGTGCGGGACAGCCCCGCGTGGATGCTGTGGGGTTTGTTGTTCCTTTCTCTGGGAGTTATAACAGTTGTCATATCTATTCGTGTGCGGCGTGAGCAAATGCGGTTCGACCCAAAGTTACGTGCGGTTAAGGCTTTTGACAGCCCCGAAGGACCAAGCATTGGCGGGCCCTTCTCATTAATTGGCGTCGATGGGCGCCGCTACACTGAAAAGGACTTTCTTGGAAAGTGGCTCTACATTTACTTTGGTTTCACCAACTGCCCTGATGTGTGCCCGGAGGAGATGGCAAAGCTCAGCCGTGTCGTTCAACACCTTGACAAGAAGGTGGGTCGTGACTACTGGCAGCCCATATTTATTTCCCTCGATCCGCACCGTGACACACCTGAGAAAATACGGGATTATCTAGCAGATTTTAACCCACGGATTCTGGGGCTTGTGGGCACTCAGGAAGAAGTGGAATCAGTGGCGCGTCAGTACCGCGTTTACTTTGCTCTCCCTGATGAGACAGTACTGAGCGAGGATGACTATCTTGTGGACCACTCCATCATCATGTACCTGATGAACCCTGAAGGAAAGTTCTGTGACTATACAACAAAGGAGTTTCAATGGTTTGAAAGCTACAGTAAACTACTGCGCCGGATGATGGATTATGAGAGGGATAAGGTTATCCAACGACGAGAGGCAGGCGCGTCTGATGATAACGGCCAAGCAGCAATAAATATAAAGGTAGCAAATGTCGCCACAATGTTAGATGAAAATGTCGCCTCCGTCCAGAAACCCAGTGAAATCTAA